CCAGAAGAAGACATCGAATCGATCGCGACGCGGCATGGAATGAGCGTCGATGAATTTCTTTTCTACAGCCGAATGGTAAGCGAAGCTGTATTGAACGAGGTCGTTGCCTCCCCCTCCAGTGCGACAATAACCATCGTCAACAATGACGGCGCGAATGAGGGATTTAATGACACCCTCCCGGCCTTTGTTGTCGGTGAGGGCGGGAACAGCGGAACAACCCGCGGTCAGCAGCGGCTTAACGTATTCAATTTTGCCGGTGCTATATGGGGGGCGTTTCTTGATTCCAATGTGCCGATCCTTGTGGGCGCCCAAATGAACCCCCAGACCTGCTCGACGAGCGGTGCGGTACTTGGGTCCGCCGGCACAACCTATCTGATACGTGATTTTGGCGGTGCCGAACTTACCGGCACCTGGTACCATGCCGCCCTTGCAAACAAACAGGCGGGTTTTGATCTCTCGTCGGCAAATCCGGACATCAATACGATATTCAATTCTCAGATCGATACCGGATGCCTTGCTGCAGGCAGCCGATGGTATTACGGCCTCGATAACTCGACGCCATCGCTGAGAATAAACCTGCTTGTCGTCGTCTTGCACGAAATGGGTCACGGGCTTGGATTCTCGACCTTTGCAAACGGCAGCACCGGTACGCTGAACGGAGGCTTACCCGATGTTTGGTCGAGGTTCATGTACGATAATGTGACCGGCCTGCATTGGAATGCAATGACCGACGCTCAGCGGCAAGCGTCTGCGGTAAGCAACGGCGCTCTGCGTTGGGATGGCCCGAATGTGGTGATCTCGTCCGACTTCCTTACGGCGGGCCGCGACACGGCCGGAAGGGTTCATCTTCACGCTCCAACGACCTTTGCCTCGGGGTCTTCGGTCTCTCATTTCAGTACCCTGGCAACACCTAACCTTTTGATGGAACCGTCGATAAATCCCGGTTTGCCGATCGACCTTGATCTATCTAGACAATTGATGCGCGACATCGGCTGGTATCGCGATACGACGACCGACAATGTGCCGGATACGATCACAAATGTGACGCCGAATAGCGGATTTGTGCTCGTCGGCAACAATGTGAATATCACCTGGAACAATACGGGCGGCTTCAACCGAAACGTCACAATAGAACTCTCAACGAACGGCGGGACAACCTATTCGGCGATCGCCACAAATGTCGCCAATTCCGGATCGTTTGCCTGGACGGTACCGGGAACGACGACCACTCAGGCAAGAATTCGCGTCCGCGAAGCTGGATTTGTCGCGCCGGCGGGTGTCTCGTCTGCAAATTTCTCGATCTCGTTGGTACCCAGCTCAGGACGGGTGAGTGTTTCCGGACGTGTTTACGAAAGCAGCGGACGCTCTATCGCCAGTGCCACGGTCCGACTTGTCGGTGAAAATGGTGAGACGTTTTCAGCGATCACGAATGCCTTCGGATACTACACGATCGGCGGACTGCGTGGCGGCTCGAGCTATACTGCGACCGTTGCTCACAAGGGTTATGCGTTCGAAACACGTTTCATTACGCTGGAGAACGATCTGACCGGGCTAGATTTTGAACCATCACAAAGCGTCTCGAGAAAGAGTAAATAAACGCTATCGTTTGAAACGATCTCGTTTCATCAGCCAAACCGCGATCGCCACTGCCAGGATGGCCAAGGCCGCGATGATCATCACGGCTCGGTTGGTCAATGTGCCGCTTGCCGTGTCAGTTTGCGGCTGCTCAGGCCCCGCCGGAGTGACCGCCAGGCTTGCTTTCAGCTGATCTCGCGACCTTTCCAAAATCTGCTTTACGCGTTCTTTGCCCTGCTGTTCTGCAACCGAGCGTGCAATTCCGCCAAGCAGGCCGCCTAAAGCATCCGAGCGCGTCCGATCTGCAAAAACGAGGTACGCCTCCGACTTACCGTCGTCTGCAAATCGAAACAAGAAGGAAAGGGTCAGAGACGAATCGATATAGCGGCTGGCATATATTTGCCGAGTTGCGATCGCGAATCGCTCTCCGCCGCCGCTTTTTTCTGCATCGGCGGCAACGTGCGAGATCGCGATCATCGGTTTCAGGCCGAATTCGACCGTCGACCAATACAAGGCGTTCTCGACATCGTCGTCACCCTTCGGGAAATTCTGAAGAAACGAATACAACTTTGGCGCTGCGTCGCGCAGGAACAGCGATCTGCTCAGAAGCGATCGGTGGTCTTCCCCGATCGGTACCGGTTTCCGCCGGTTCACGAGCGGTTCAAGCGACGCTGCCCCACGCGCTTCGTATGCCGCCGCGATCTCGGCCAAAAGCGTCCGATAGGCTTCGCTCATTTTCTGGCTGCGATCCACCGCCGATCCATCGACCGACGCGTTGATCCGAACGATCATCTTCTCGGTCATGTTCAGATCGCAGTTGCCGACGAAGCATCTCTCTAATTCCTCGATGTCCTTTTCTTCAAGTTCGAGTGATCGCAGGTCATCGTTGATCGGCGGCGAGCTGAATTTCGCTCCGGGACCGATCTCGTCGCTGCGTTTCTGTGAAAAACTCGCTCTGAATCGATCTAATGTGACACTCCCGTCAAGTGTGGTTCTTACAACGCCGACCACTGCGGTCTCTTGTTTATCGCCGGTCTTGATGGTCTTGACGACGGTCTGTCCCGCCTCGAGAGCGGCTAGGTCTTCGGGCGCGAACGCCGCTTTCTCTCTCAGGTGTTTCAGAAAATAGCTGCGATCGAACTGCGCAGCTGCGTCCGTAACCGCCGTGGCGATCGCAAGCACGGTCACCACAAGTCCGATCGAGCCGGCTATCGGCAGCTGACGCATGACGCCCATAGGCGTCGATTATAGCCGAACAACCGAGTTTTGACGGAATTTGAAAAGCTGTGGATACGAAATGGTGGAGGCGGCGGGAATCGAACCCGCAGGCAAAATAGTGGCGTTGAACCACTTAACATTAGCTGCCAGGAGACGGATCGAGCAGCCGCCCGAGGTCGAACCGCGCCCCGCCAAGCGAGACGACAAAGCCGTACGCAACTATAGCTAACGTGACCAACAAGCCTGCGATCGACGCTTCGAAGTAGATGCTCTCGGGATTGAAAATAAATGGCCTGTTCGCAAGCGTAAAATAGAAAAGCTGGTAAACCAAAAGGCCGACGATCCCAAACCGCATCAGGGCGGCGATCATAATCCCCACCATTAAAAGAAGGACGAATAGCTCAACCCCTAACGGAAGATCGCCCCAGCGGCCAAAGCCACCGCCGCCGCCGAGACCGAAAACGCACGCGAAGACCACAATTGCGATCCATTTTCGACGAGTTATGAACAGAAAGATAAAGATAACGAAAGTAATAATGAGTGTCGACAAAAGTGCCGCAGGGAGCCACGAGAAAGAGTCCGCAACACCGGGCAAAAAGCCATCCCACCTAAAATAGTGCGACGCGGTTGGAGTCGGCTCTCCCATCAGCCAGTGCGGGAGAAACGCATGCAGCGTTCCAATGGCATACACGACAGTTCCGAGCAACGCGCCCATCAGAATATCGCGCCCGATCATCGGGTCACGCACATCGCCGGCCACGAGACGGCTCCAGGAGATAAGCAATTCGGGCCACATCCGCCTGATCTGTGGTTCAAGAGCGCTGTACATTAACCCAACAAGAACCGAGAGAAAAACGCTGTTTCTCAGAATGACGAGTAGTATCCACATCTCGCCGACCAGGCTTATTGAATGATCGGCCAGAAAGAGTCCGGAGAAAAAGCTGACAATAAAGAAACACACCATCACCCGCACGCTGCCGCCGATATCACCTCTGCCCGATCGGAAGTTATGCCAGGAGAGCACGATTATCCCGATGCCTATTAGGAACGAAAAGACCAAAACTAATATTTGGATCGCGATCGGCGGTACCATCCTCTGCTGATCGGTTTGGCCGTCCCCCGAAGCCCAGGGCATTATGATCTGAAACCATACCGGCTTGCCGTCATAGGCTGCAGCTTCGATCTGTACACTCATTGATGGATCGGAAATGAATGGACCTTTCCATTTCGCTTTCTCTTCGGCAAAAACCGGCGGCAGATGGTCTGGATCTAGTTGTTCGTACTTTGTAATGTCGAGTCCGGCTTCTGTAAATAGCTGCTGCCAATTCGTCGGCGTCGTCTCGCCTGCAGGCCCTGATCGCTTTTTCGGGATGGCCTTGAACTCGAGCAGCCTTCCGACCGGGTCGGTCAACACTCTTAACTCGCCGGGAACCTCCATCACCGGGTCTTGGGCAGTGACTTCTGCGCTTGCCGAGGGAACTATGGGTTGAGGCGATTCGCGGTAACGAAACATTCGCAATCCGGGCTGGCCGGTCTTCATTAGTTCCCAAGCATTCTTGAGACTTTCGTTTTTAGCGAAACCCTGCTCAGCGAACACCGCATCGAGAGCAAAACCATACTTTACGTCCGCAGGTTTCTCGGGATACCCGAGATTTGCCGCGATAGTTCGCGATCGGGCAACTAAAAGCTCTCCTGATTTTTCTTCGGTTGGAATGACCCAATACTTATATTCAAAAAACGCATTGAATGTAAGGGCGAGAAGGATAGCTGCCAGAACAAGTCCGGCCGTTCTCAAACTTAGAGTCCCCTTCTTCGGAGCCGCGGCAACCATCGCCGGCGACGGTGTTTCACCCGCTGCGATCGCTGCCTCGAGCGGATTCCCGCCCGGCAGCATCAGGGCGACTTGCAGTGCGTTCTTTGGCCTTTCCTCCGGATCTTTTTCGAGGCACTGGAGAATGGTCTTCTCGACCAGCGGATCGATGTCTTTAAGGATCTCGGACGGATTCGTGGGTGTCGTGGTCTGATGCTTAACGAGCAGTTCCGGCAAAGAATCAAACTGAAAAGCTTGTTTGCCGGTGAAGATCTCGTAGAGAAGAAGCCCGAGAGAATAAATGTCGCTCTTCGGCGTAACACCCTTGCCGTCGAGTTGTTCCGGCGACATATAGGCCGGTGTGCCTGAGCGGAAGTCGTCGCGCGTAAGATCGCTCTCGACACCCGCAATCCCAAAATCGGTTATCCGAGCCTTGCCCTTTGAATCGATGATGATGTTCGCCGGTTTCAGATCGCGATGCAGGATGCCGGCTTCGTGGATCGCGTGAAGTCCGAGGCACAGTTGGCGGGATGTCTCGATCGCCTTATCCGACGGCAGCCGCCCGATCCGCCTCAGGAGCATCGAAAGGTCGTCGCCCTCGATAAACTCCATGGTGATGAAGTAAACGCCGTCGGCCTCGGCGATGTCGAACACGCGGCAGACGTTCGGGTGAGCCACCTGACGTGCCGTCCTGACCTCGCTGCGAAACCGTTTGAGCGCGGTTTCGTCCTTCGCGATCGCCGCCGGCAGGAACTTGAGTGCGACGGTCTGGCCGAGCTCGAGGTCGTCGGCCTTATAGACCTCGCCCATGCCGCCTTTTCCGATCGGCATGATCAACCGGTATCGCCCCGCAAGCACGGTGCCGGGAGAGAAACCGCCCTCGTGACCCGTCGCGAAGGCGGATGACATCAACTCGGTCCGTTCGCGGCTCCGATCGTCAGAAAGCTGCGTCGCTTCGAACTCGCTCGATAGATCAACTCCACATGCTGAACATGTTGGCGAAGATCCAACGATCCTCGTATTGCACTTGGGGCAGCTTTTCATATCGATCTTTTTCGCGTGGCTTTGAGGTATCAGTCCAGCGTAAGAGACTTTTTCGGAAATGGTACTACATAGTAGAGTTCCCAAAAAGCGGTTTTGGCAACGGTCGGCGTTCCAAAACAAAAAGCGGATTCCGGGAAATTCCGAAAACCGCTTTTAAAAATGATGGTGGAGGCGGCGGGAATCGAACCCGCATCCAAAGGTTGCGACCAGTGAAATCTACACGTTTAGTCGATTCACTTTAAGTTCGCCTTCGAAGAGCAGATGAACCGACAAGACCTCTTCGAAAGCTAACCCGGCTAACTTTAAGCCGCGTCCGCAGGTGGAGGACGCGCCCGAGCCCGAACTGAGTTATGCCTTGGCCGGTCGCATCAGGCTGACTTCCGGTAAGACATTGCTGTAGCTAAAGTTAATTAGGCAGCAAGAGCTAATTCTTGATTAGCATTTGTGTTTTGCGTGTTTTTTTAACGAGCTAACAAGCAAGCCCGACGTGCATTCAAAGATCTATACAAGCCCCTGTCGAAGCCTGTCGCCCCCATTTCAGGATCATTCGTTTATGACGAACGTCCTTGGCGGAGTGCCAGTGTACGAGATTCAGATGAAAAATGGAAGCCCCCGGTTCGCCGTTATCAATACGGCGAGCACGGGGACTTTCGGATCGGATCACTTCGCGTGGCGAGTGATCGTCTGCTGAAGACCTCTAGTCGCTGCCGGTATCGAAGCCAGCGGCACTTTGTTGATGCCGGTCAACAGCTCCTTCGCCGGATAACCGTATAGAGCCATATTTCGGTCGTTATCAGGGCTGATGACTCCGCCCGTAAGCGAGATGCCGGCAAAAAGACCCTTGCTTCGAGAATAAGATAGTATCTGAGCCTTGAGTTGGGCATCGGTCGATGCCTTGGCCGTTCGGCCCACCGGACCCGCCGCGGCCGATGCCTCGCCTCCGATCTCGAAGCGGTCCTCCAGTAGATTCTTGAGGCTGTTTTCTGTCATGAACAGCATCACGAAGTCGGTTTGCGAAGCACCGATCTGGAACCCAACGCTGCCGCTGGCAATTTTGAACGCTGTCGGAGCGCTCCATCCACTTTGGAGCCGCCTCGATATTAGGCCCTGGCCTCCGCTGCCGCCAATGCCAAAAGCCGCCTTCACGACCCCGGGAAAAATAGCGATCGCCTTTGCATCCTTTAGCAATGCTTCCGGGATAGAATTTGCTGGGATTCTCATTAGTTCATCAAGCGTTTTCGATGCCGACCTCGCGGTTTGGCTGGCCTTCTTGACCTGGCTTGCTTTTTCCTTATCGCTCATTTGTGCGAAGGCGGAATGGCCGGCGACCGACACGATCGAAACTACGCCGAGCAAAAATATTATTGTTTTAAAATGTTCTTTCACGACAACCTCCTTGTAGGGTCAAATAATGCAGGTAAACGGTCGCAATAAATACGGCCCGGGGAAAGGTGAACAGCAACTGTTGCTTGCTAACAGCCTATTCCTCTCGATCGTTGATGTCAACGGAAAGACCTCGTTACCTGGCAGTTGTGAGTGCGATCATGCGGCGTGGCTGTTAGCGATGAGCGTCGGGTATTTGCCCGACCAGCATGCGGTACACGAACCGGTCTGCCCAAGCCCGATCGCGGCCAACATTCCCTCATGCGAGAGATATCCCAGCGTATCGGCACCGATATATTCGCGAACTTCTTCGACGGACATTTGGGCAGCGATCAACTCGCCCTGGCTGGGCGTATCGACCCCGTAGTAGCACGGTGAGATCGTCGGAGGGCATGAAATGCGCATGTGTACCTCGGCGGCACCCGACTCGCGGACCATCTGAACGATCTTCTTCGATGTTGTTCCGCGGACGATCGAATCATCAACGAGGACGACTCGGCGGCCGTTGATCAGATCCTTTATCGGATTAAGTTTGAGCCGGACGCCGAAGGATCGGATCGATTGCGAAGGTTCGATAAATGTCCGGCCGACGTAATGATTGCGAATGATCGCCTGCCGGTAATTTATACCCGACTCGGCTGCATACCCGATCGCTGCCGCGACGCCCGAATCGGGAACGGGCACGACGAGGTCTGCGTCGACCGGTCGTTCAATGGCAAGCTGGCGACCCATCTTGTGACGCGATTCATTGACCGAGCGGCCGAAAATGATCGAATCGGGCCGCGAAAAATAGACGTGCTCGAACGTGCAGACCGAGCGCGGTTTTTCTGCGAAAGGCTTAGATGAATGCAGCCCGTTTCCGTCGATGATGAGCATTTCACCTGGTTCGACCTCGCGGATATATTCAGCATCGATAAGGTCAAAGGCACAGGTTTCCGACGCGACGCACCACGCGTCCTTTAGTTTGCCGAGCACAAGCGGCCGAAAACCGCGCGGGTCGCGAACCGCAACAAGAGCTCCGGGTGTAAGAAAAAGCAGCGAAAATGCACCTTCTGTATCGGCAAGGACCTTTTTGACCGCCTCGATCGCATTGACGGCCGGCGTTCGGGCGATGCCGTGGAGGATCGTTTCGGTATCGGACGTCGAGGAGAAGATCGCGCCGCTTTGCTCAAGCTCACGGCGGCGAGCTTCGGCAAAAGGGAGATTACCATTGTGGCAAACGGCGATCTGTCCGTGTTGGCAGGTTACGGAGAACGGCTGGACCTCTTTGATCGTGTTGCGGCCGGCCGTCGAATAACGGGTGTGGCCGATCGCAGCCGAGCCGACCAACTTCTTTAGAACCTCTTCGGTAAGAACATCTGCGATCAAGCCCTGCGAACGGTACTGGTGCAGATCCTCGCCGTCGCTGGAAACGATGCCGCAAGCTTCCTGCCCGCGATGCTGGACGGCGAAAAGCCCAAGCTGGGTCAACGTTGACGCTTCGGGATGGCCGAAAATGCCGAAAATTCCGCACTCTTCGTGAAACTTATCCAGGATCAGATCCATTTCCTCTATTTTGCCACAACAGATTCAGATGAGGCGAACGCCCAGAAAAATGGTGTCTAAGCATCGCCGCTCTTTGCGACCGAGACAACGATGCATTTCGACGTCGGGGTAAAGCTGCGGCGGGCCACGCTGCCGAGCGGAACAAGCGGATTAGCCTCGGGAAAATAGGTCGCCGCACATCCCTTGGGGATCAAATACGGCACCACCGAAAAGCCGTCTGCATGCCTATCGGCATCGTCCCAGTGGCTTGTTATATCGACCTTCTCCCCGGCCGTGAGGCCTTGTTCTTCGATGTCGTTCTCGTTCATAAAGATCACGCGGCGCCCGCCGTCAATGCCGCGGTAACGGTCATCGAGCCCGTAGATCGTCGTGTTGAACTGGTCGTGCGAACGGATCGTTGTCATCAGCATTCGGCCCGGCGGGACGTCGATCTTTTCGAGCAAATTAGAGGTGAACATTGCTTTGCCGGACGCGGTCGGAAAATCACCGTCACGCGGCGGGTTCGGCAGATAGAAACCGCCCGGTTTCCGAATACGCTGGTTGTAATCCCTAAAACCAGGAACAACGCGTGCGATTGCTTCGCGGACCTCGTCGTAGTCGTCGGCAAACGCCTGCCAGTCGGCCGTACTCTCATCGCCGAGCGTAGCTTGCGCCAGCTGACATACGATCCACGTCTCGCTGCGGAGATGTTCGCTCGCCGGCTCGAAGATGCCCTTCGACAATTGAACATTAAGCATCGTACTTTCTGTCGAGACGAACTGTTCGCCGCTTGCCTGACGATCGATCTCCGATCGGCCGAGACATGGCAGTATGATCGACGTCCGGCCCGGTGTCAGGGCGGTTCGATTCAGCTTTGTGATCACCTGTACGGTCAGGTCACAGCTTCGCAATGCGTCGGAAACAGCGTCGGTATCCGGGGAAGCGGCGGCGAAATTCCCGCCCATCGCGAAAAAGACCTTCGCACGGCCATCACGCATCGCGGCGATGCTCTCGACCGTATTGAGGCCGTCGGCAGGCGGAGTTTTGAAGTCGAATTCCCGTTCGAGGTTTTCGCGAAATACCGGATGCATTTTTTCCCAGATGCCCATCGTCCGATCGCCCTGGACGTTCGAGTGCCCCCGGACCGGACACAGGCCCGCGCCCGGACGTCCGATCGAACCGCGAAGCAGATGCAGATTTACGATGTCCTGTATCGTCGCAACGGCGGCCGTATGCTGCGTCACACCCATCGCCCAGCAAGTGATGAACGAGCCCGCTGCAATTATCATCCCGGCGGCCTCATCGATCTGTTCACGCGTGAGCCCCGAGGCTGAAACGATCTCATCCCATTCCGTTGCTTCGATACATCGTAGCAACCCGTCGTATCCGGTGGTCTTCGACTCGATAAAGCCGTGATCAAATACCGTGCCGGGCTCGGTACGCTCACGTTCGAGCATTGCTTTCATCAAGCCTTTCAAAACTGCCATATCGCCGCCGATGCGGACGGGCAGGTGAAGATCGGCCAGTTTAGCCGGCTTAAGGCCGAGAATGCCAAGCGGGCTGCCGTGCTGCGGGTTGGGGTCGACGAAACTCGTCAGCCCGACCTCAGGCAGCGGGTTGATCGCGATCATCTTCGCACCTGATCGCTTTGCCGACGCCAGTGACGCGAGCATTCGCGGCGCGTTCGTGCCCGGATTCTGGCCGATCACTATCACGAGATCGGTCGCTTCGAAATCCTCCAATCGGATGGTCGCCTTGCCCAATCCGATCGATTCGGCCAGGGCAACGCTAGTCGATTCGTGACACATGTTCGAGCAATCCGGAAGGTTGTTCGTGCCGAACATCCGCACGAAAAGCTGATACAGGAACGCGGCCTCATTTGATGTTCGGCCCGAAGTGTAAAAGATCGCTTCGTCGTGCGAGGCAAGCGAGTTGAGTTTTTCCGCGATCAGGCCGATCGCCTCGTCCCAAGCGACCGGTTCATAGTGCGTGGAGCCCTGCCGTAAAATAAGCGGCTCCGTGATGCGGCCCTGTTTGTTCAGCCAAAAGTCGCTTTTGGCCGCAAGTTCATCGACCGAATGCTCGGCAAAGAATTCCCACCCGATCTTCGCCGTCGTTGCTTCATCGGAGAGTGCTTTTGCGCCATTTTCACAGAATTCGTTTATAGTGCGGTGTTCGGGGTCGGGCCAGGCGCACGACTGGCAATCGATGCCGCCTTTCTGATTTAGGCTCAGCATGCCGCGAGTGCCGCGGACGATCCCCATTTTTCCGTAAAGATGCTTCAAGGCATTGGTCACTGCATGAATGCCCGCCGAGACCTCGGGCGGCGGTGTGATCTTCAATGGGGCTTCGTCTTGGTGTTTAGCCATGGTCAAGCACGCGGGTTTTCACTTTCGGTCATGATTTTGTCGCG
The DNA window shown above is from Chloracidobacterium sp. and carries:
- a CDS encoding serine/threonine protein kinase, which codes for MKSCPKCNTRIVGSSPTCSACGVDLSSEFEATQLSDDRSRERTELMSSAFATGHEGGFSPGTVLAGRYRLIMPIGKGGMGEVYKADDLELGQTVALKFLPAAIAKDETALKRFRSEVRTARQVAHPNVCRVFDIAEADGVYFITMEFIEGDDLSMLLRRIGRLPSDKAIETSRQLCLGLHAIHEAGILHRDLKPANIIIDSKGKARITDFGIAGVESDLTRDDFRSGTPAYMSPEQLDGKGVTPKSDIYSLGLLLYEIFTGKQAFQFDSLPELLVKHQTTTPTNPSEILKDIDPLVEKTILQCLEKDPEERPKNALQVALMLPGGNPLEAAIAAGETPSPAMVAAAPKKGTLSLRTAGLVLAAILLALTFNAFFEYKYWVIPTEEKSGELLVARSRTIAANLGYPEKPADVKYGFALDAVFAEQGFAKNESLKNAWELMKTGQPGLRMFRYRESPQPIVPSASAEVTAQDPVMEVPGELRVLTDPVGRLLEFKAIPKKRSGPAGETTPTNWQQLFTEAGLDITKYEQLDPDHLPPVFAEEKAKWKGPFISDPSMSVQIEAAAYDGKPVWFQIIMPWASGDGQTDQQRMVPPIAIQILVLVFSFLIGIGIIVLSWHNFRSGRGDIGGSVRVMVCFFIVSFFSGLFLADHSISLVGEMWILLVILRNSVFLSVLVGLMYSALEPQIRRMWPELLISWSRLVAGDVRDPMIGRDILMGALLGTVVYAIGTLHAFLPHWLMGEPTPTASHYFRWDGFLPGVADSFSWLPAALLSTLIITFVIFIFLFITRRKWIAIVVFACVFGLGGGGGFGRWGDLPLGVELFVLLLMVGIMIAALMRFGIVGLLVYQLFYFTLANRPFIFNPESIYFEASIAGLLVTLAIVAYGFVVSLGGARFDLGRLLDPSPGS
- a CDS encoding amidophosphoribosyltransferase; amino-acid sequence: MDLILDKFHEECGIFGIFGHPEASTLTQLGLFAVQHRGQEACGIVSSDGEDLHQYRSQGLIADVLTEEVLKKLVGSAAIGHTRYSTAGRNTIKEVQPFSVTCQHGQIAVCHNGNLPFAEARRRELEQSGAIFSSTSDTETILHGIARTPAVNAIEAVKKVLADTEGAFSLLFLTPGALVAVRDPRGFRPLVLGKLKDAWCVASETCAFDLIDAEYIREVEPGEMLIIDGNGLHSSKPFAEKPRSVCTFEHVYFSRPDSIIFGRSVNESRHKMGRQLAIERPVDADLVVPVPDSGVAAAIGYAAESGINYRQAIIRNHYVGRTFIEPSQSIRSFGVRLKLNPIKDLINGRRVVLVDDSIVRGTTSKKIVQMVRESGAAEVHMRISCPPTISPCYYGVDTPSQGELIAAQMSVEEVREYIGADTLGYLSHEGMLAAIGLGQTGSCTACWSGKYPTLIANSHAA
- a CDS encoding FdhF/YdeP family oxidoreductase, with the protein product MAKHQDEAPLKITPPPEVSAGIHAVTNALKHLYGKMGIVRGTRGMLSLNQKGGIDCQSCAWPDPEHRTINEFCENGAKALSDEATTAKIGWEFFAEHSVDELAAKSDFWLNKQGRITEPLILRQGSTHYEPVAWDEAIGLIAEKLNSLASHDEAIFYTSGRTSNEAAFLYQLFVRMFGTNNLPDCSNMCHESTSVALAESIGLGKATIRLEDFEATDLVIVIGQNPGTNAPRMLASLASAKRSGAKMIAINPLPEVGLTSFVDPNPQHGSPLGILGLKPAKLADLHLPVRIGGDMAVLKGLMKAMLERERTEPGTVFDHGFIESKTTGYDGLLRCIEATEWDEIVSASGLTREQIDEAAGMIIAAGSFITCWAMGVTQHTAAVATIQDIVNLHLLRGSIGRPGAGLCPVRGHSNVQGDRTMGIWEKMHPVFRENLEREFDFKTPPADGLNTVESIAAMRDGRAKVFFAMGGNFAAASPDTDAVSDALRSCDLTVQVITKLNRTALTPGRTSIILPCLGRSEIDRQASGEQFVSTESTMLNVQLSKGIFEPASEHLRSETWIVCQLAQATLGDESTADWQAFADDYDEVREAIARVVPGFRDYNQRIRKPGGFYLPNPPRDGDFPTASGKAMFTSNLLEKIDVPPGRMLMTTIRSHDQFNTTIYGLDDRYRGIDGGRRVIFMNENDIEEQGLTAGEKVDITSHWDDADRHADGFSVVPYLIPKGCAATYFPEANPLVPLGSVARRSFTPTSKCIVVSVAKSGDA
- a CDS encoding carboxypeptidase regulatory-like domain-containing protein: MRKAVIFTTVSLLSLCICLLSDFGRSSAQRLGDTAMNEKPSRTDDRQLGALIRSLTNRTTDGLQEFVTPGDGTALNLDGRFQNVVIGKINAKGDPVAACVTSIDEANQFFGRDLDTGRPIATPFPEEDIESIATRHGMSVDEFLFYSRMVSEAVLNEVVASPSSATITIVNNDGANEGFNDTLPAFVVGEGGNSGTTRGQQRLNVFNFAGAIWGAFLDSNVPILVGAQMNPQTCSTSGAVLGSAGTTYLIRDFGGAELTGTWYHAALANKQAGFDLSSANPDINTIFNSQIDTGCLAAGSRWYYGLDNSTPSLRINLLVVVLHEMGHGLGFSTFANGSTGTLNGGLPDVWSRFMYDNVTGLHWNAMTDAQRQASAVSNGALRWDGPNVVISSDFLTAGRDTAGRVHLHAPTTFASGSSVSHFSTLATPNLLMEPSINPGLPIDLDLSRQLMRDIGWYRDTTTDNVPDTITNVTPNSGFVLVGNNVNITWNNTGGFNRNVTIELSTNGGTTYSAIATNVANSGSFAWTVPGTTTTQARIRVREAGFVAPAGVSSANFSISLVPSSGRVSVSGRVYESSGRSIASATVRLVGENGETFSAITNAFGYYTIGGLRGGSSYTATVAHKGYAFETRFITLENDLTGLDFEPSQSVSRKSK
- a CDS encoding lipid-binding SYLF domain-containing protein, with protein sequence MKEHFKTIIFLLGVVSIVSVAGHSAFAQMSDKEKASQVKKASQTARSASKTLDELMRIPANSIPEALLKDAKAIAIFPGVVKAAFGIGGSGGQGLISRRLQSGWSAPTAFKIASGSVGFQIGASQTDFVMLFMTENSLKNLLEDRFEIGGEASAAAGPVGRTAKASTDAQLKAQILSYSRSKGLFAGISLTGGVISPDNDRNMALYGYPAKELLTGINKVPLASIPAATRGLQQTITRHAK